The Paenibacillus sp. BIC5C1 DNA segment AATAATAGAAACCAGAATGGCAGCTGTTTCTTGGGACAGCTGCTTTTTTGCTGCTTCAATGACGGGAAAATGACAACTTTGTTTGTGGTGCGTTTGCAACGATCCCCGTAATATATAACTATCGTTGTGGAAAGGACACCTTAGCATGAACATCGCATTTTATCCATATTGGGCTGCCAAAACGCTGCTTTCTCTCATTAATGTTATATATATCATGGTTATTACAACATTTATTTACGGTCAGACTGGGTCTGTCCTTTACGCTGCACTGTTTCCATTCATTCAAATGTTAGCGCGTATCGTCGCAGGCTTTACTGTACCATTGCTTGTGAACCGTTTCGCATTCTCCAGGCTGATTGTTAGCATTCCTTTAGCCAAAACATTGCTGATTACCGGAATCGCCATTGCATTTACCGATCTCACTGCTCATATTCCTTTTCTGCTTGTGGGAACAGCGATCCTCTCGCTCCTGGACGGATGGGAATCTCCATTAATAAACACATTAACTCCACGATTGGTTCAAGGAGAAGATCTGGTGAAGGCGAATAGTTTTCTCTCGTTTTCCACTCAGACCGTGACGATCATTGGATATGCGATGACAGGATACATCGTTATGTACTGGGGGGCTTCACAAGCATTCTGGGCGGCTACAAGCTTATCCTGGGCTGTTCTGCTCTTAATGATTACGATCAGTTCACTTACCCGCAATATTCAGGAGAAAGTCGAGAAATCCACTTCCAGCTGGAATGTATTAACGGAAGGCTGGCTTATTCTTTGGAAAAATCGGTCGCTGCGCCTGATAACGTTCATGGATCTGGTTGGAGGTCTTGCTGGCTCCATCTGGATTGGCGCTATCACGCTTGCTTTTGTGAAAGAAGCTTTGGGCCAACAAGAAGGTTGGTGGGGACTTATCAACTCCAGTTATTCTGCCGGTACCATTCTTGGGGGGATTTTAGCCATCGCCCTAGCCTCTCGCATACAGAAGCACCTAATCTCAAGTATGGCCGTAGGCTCTCTGCTCTTCAGCTTGCTGACCATCACATACGGTTTAAACAGCCTTCCTTGGCTTGCTCTGGTATTGTGTGTGCTTATGGGTCCCGCTTATCAGATCCGAGATGTGGCTCAGCAAACCGCTTTTCAGAGAAGTATGCCCGTCGAATCCTTGTCCACGGTATACGCAGCGCATGGAATTATTCTATCCACTGCCATGAGCATAT contains these protein-coding regions:
- a CDS encoding MFS transporter, giving the protein MNIAFYPYWAAKTLLSLINVIYIMVITTFIYGQTGSVLYAALFPFIQMLARIVAGFTVPLLVNRFAFSRLIVSIPLAKTLLITGIAIAFTDLTAHIPFLLVGTAILSLLDGWESPLINTLTPRLVQGEDLVKANSFLSFSTQTVTIIGYAMTGYIVMYWGASQAFWAATSLSWAVLLLMITISSLTRNIQEKVEKSTSSWNVLTEGWLILWKNRSLRLITFMDLVGGLAGSIWIGAITLAFVKEALGQQEGWWGLINSSYSAGTILGGILAIALASRIQKHLISSMAVGSLLFSLLTITYGLNSLPWLALVLCVLMGPAYQIRDVAQQTAFQRSMPVESLSTVYAAHGIILSTAMSISTVVFGLIADQMGVRLVYLIGGALFIISSLCSFRLNRIKD